A stretch of DNA from Coccidioides posadasii str. Silveira chromosome 4, complete sequence:
CAGTTGGATGATCGTCCTGAGATGAATCTGCAGCGTGCTGCGGTCTTGCTCTGTGCTGGCGACCTTTTCGCCGAGGTCCAGTCCGGAATCTAGCCCGATTCCTCAAAGGTCTACCGATTATGCTAGCCCAACGACCGCCGCCACCTCCTTTCCCATCACTGTTCCCGTCAGAGGCATCTTGCGATGTATCAACTTCTTCAGAGGGGGTAACCTCGAGCATTTCATCCCCATCGAATATCTCTCTCCCCAAAATCCCGtcctttctctcttctctctccagGGCTTCAATCCGTTCCACCCACTCCCATACTACCACACTGGCCGCTGCGGCTCCAACCCACCTAATATATTCACCCCAACCAGCAACATTCGGTTTCGAGACGtccaaaataaaaaagacaaCGGGTATCAACACTGCGACTAAAGACAATAACGCCACCAAACAAATATTGCGCATATTGACGTGAAAGAAGGCGAATCGGTGTTTAGAAATCGAATAAAAGATGACCCAAGCGGCATAGAGCAAACTAAGCGATAATTCAAAGAGATAATTCAAAGCAGGTATGGCATCGACGATATGCCTTGGTCGAACGGTCACGCCCGTCGATTGGCCGACAGTATTGTTGAGGATGCTAAAAATCGTATCAAGCACAATCATCGCGAAACCAACCCACTTGATTATGACTTTCTCCTTATGTCGCGGGAACAGTCGGATCAACGTCTGGACCTGGGCCAGCCAGAGAAAAGTGCTCGAAATGACGCGGATAACACGAATTTCCACACCATTCACAACTTCGTTTGTCAACGCCATTGAATCCATATAGCCTAGTTCGTACTGTTCCTTGGCCACAGCGAACGAATCTGCAGTTGCGATGCTGAGTGAAATGACAACCGTCAAGGCAGCAACTTTTTGCAACCATGGGCGTCCACCAACCCCGATGACAGAGGAGCTGCCATAAGAGCCGCTGATCATGCCATGGCGACTGAGAAAAGCACCACCACGACCCCCTATAAAGAATGTTCGAGGCGTTATAAACAGCATAATAAGTAAGAGGTAGCTGATGACCGTCGCCGCTGCAACAGCGTACATCTGGGGGAAGGTAGAGGCATAAAACGGTTCATGAGAATTAAGTATCGTCGAGGGATCAAGCGGTTTGGGATGTTCATGGCCTGTGCACGCGGGTTCGAAGATGGCATTTTGAGTCAACGTCAGGGCATATGTGGCATTTAAGATGATGGTGCCTGCAgcgaaaaaaagaaaagccaaATGAGGGCAACAGTTAGCATGTTCAGTAGAATGGAAAGGCAGGGATAACCACCAGGAGACGGCGTATATCTATCTGCGCTAAGGAAAAGTAGTATTGACGCATACCTCCTTTGCCCAAAGCGACGGGGGAGCACCCTTTCGTCCTATTCATGTGTCTGTGGAAATCAAATACCCTGGACGGCATATCCATGACGTCGAGTAATCGGAGAAACCCAGGGTATGCGGCCTGGATGCCATTCAGCTCAGAGGGACGAGAACGCGATAGACAAGCGGTACACGCGCGACAAATGGCCGAGCAGATCAGATCTCTCAAAGCGGGGAGAAGCCCCATAAAATTGATCAATCAATCATCAGACCCACAAGTGAAtctttcctctctctctctctcttttttttttttttttgccttttttccctttttcttttttttgccccccTTTTTGCAAAGAAGGCGAACACGAACGACGGCTATGTCACGAAAAGCCTTCTCTGAGTGTGCCAGTCCCAGGAGTTCCGACTTTCACTTCACCGCAACATGTGTGTCCCGCAAACGATCGAGCCGGAGAGGCAATGCGCGCGCGCAAGCGACAGGCAGCGCGATATACCGTAGACGAAGAGCGTAGAGTCCGAACCAGAAGGCAAAGAGCGTCAGACGAGCGTTCGGCCGTGCGTCCGTGGCACAGCAAAACGAAGAACTATACAACCGAGACGCAACGTCGGGAGGCCTGTACTCTCTGCAGAAGTTAGTTCGTCACGGCCGCAGCAAGCAGCAAACCTAACCCGTACTTCCGAGGATAAGAAGTCTTCCTCACGTAAATGGATCAGGTCATCAGGGAACGCTTGCAGTGCTGCTTTCTCGGCGCGAGGACGGAGAGAACTCGCATGTCGCACGCTGACTCTCTGCCGGCGCAGGGCGAGACGAGCACAAACCCTTTCGACGAGGCGGGCACGACCAGCAGAGACAGCGGGCGATCCCCATTGGCCAGCGCAGCCTCTTACATAATTGGGCCTTTCTTTCCGCCAAGAAAAAGCCAAGTTCGGCAAGGTTGATCACGTGACTTATCTGTGTGTGATTGCTTAGTCATTAGTGGATTAGGCTTGGAATAAGCTTTTAATGCCAAGATGCCAAGACCGAAGGCTGCGGGTCGGTCTTGGCATTGCTTCCCGCCGATTTTTGACGTATTTCCGGGCgcgatgtactccgtacgtgaGAACGAGAGTACGAGTTGTGGGAACGGGCATCAGGTTGAATCTGCTTGAATTATGGTCTTCATACCTAGCCCTAACTCGATGGTGTAATACTAGCCTGAACTCGCTCTCTCCACATCCAAGGAATCCAGTTATAGTCCAGTGAAGAAAATAACAAGCGAAAAAGGGAGCGAATAAAAAAATGGCACTCAGGAATGCTCGAGAATCCAAGGAAATGCGTAAAACAAGAACAGAGACTCCATACGATGTCAGGATTGTGGGCTGGCCGAAACTCAAATACCTGTTACCCGGCGGGGTGGCTGAGGAACAACTTGAAGAACATTTTTGCAAGCTGTAGCACGAGAAAGTCTAGGCACCATTCACGGAGTGCCTCTCGAGCCGCTTCAACGTGTTCTTCCGACCCCACCAGGCGAGGTCCTCCGCAGATAAACAGTTCAAATCGAATTCGAATCGAATCACTTTGAACTGCTCCCTTCCAGCCACTTTCATCCGGACCTGTGGTCTCATTTGTTCGGGGGACTCGTAACACGAAAACGGACCGAAGACaaaaccccccccccaaaaaaaaaaaaaaaaaaaaaaaaaaaaggaaagagagaACCACGGAAACAAATCGCTACAACAATCATGCGTATAGTACATTCAAGCGCCGTTTCGACCGGGGTATATCATTCGAATCATAAGTATCTATTAAGTGAGAGCGTTCGTATGCTTGTGTGACGATCACCAAAACACGGAAGATGTTCACTATGGTTAACCTCACCGGAAGGTTTGTTTCATCGGGGCGGAGGACTGAATATCATTTGACCGGGGGTCGTATAGGCGGGAACCGTGCTCCCAGGCACACCGCCAGTAAGCCGTGCGGCCTCTTCCCGATATTTGATTTCTCGCTCGTCTTGGATAAGTGTGCAGCATGTACAGCAGGATGCTCTCACGCAGTCTGTTGCTATATCGCTGGAGATACCATATGCTCGTCGAACACGGATATGTTGAATGGTTGCTAAAAGCCCTACAGTGCTCGGAAGAGAGGTCAGCAAGGGGCTTGATGCATCTCTTATGGAAATATGAAAGCGAGCATCCCCATAACGTACATTGACATCCACAGAGCAATCCCATGGCAGTACACTGAGCATTGCAAGTCTCGTAACCCAATAAATTCGTGGGATCCTTCTGGTCGGATTTCCTCGACAATCGATACTGTGTCCTGCCATATAGAATGCATGGGCAAAACAGACCCGTGCAGCAGACTCCTATGTCTCTGCAGTCACATAAAGCATAGCTCCATGTTCCCCCTCTGACCTCCTGTCTCGGATGTAGGACTTGACCTGGGGCATGATTCAAATCGCGTGCTGTGGTCCTTGTCCCCAGCTGTGATCCAGCGGCTGATATCGAGCTGGGCTTAGGTGTAAGCCCTGGATCCGGTGGAGCTAGTGGATTGCTATCTGGAGCAACACTGTACTCCTTCTGCGGGGGTCGTTGTTGTTGCATATCCGGCTGAAGCATTTGCTTGGGCGGAATGGGGCCGGGAGACGCAGGTGAAGGGCTGTGGTATTGAAGCTGTTGCGGTTGCTGTGGTTGCTGCGTTTGCCGTGTAGGGGACGTGGGAGAATCTGCGTAAGGAGCAAATCGCGCAGGATGTTCTGATAAAGGAGGTGGAGTGGGATTCATTTGAGGTTGGATGTACGGGACCGTATGAGCCGTCGTTTGCGGCGGTGGACTATTCGCGCCGGTCACCGTATATGAGAAGGCATAGGGGTTCTGAGGCCCTGGCGACGATACCCTGTCGCTTTGGATCGGAGGGCCAACGGCATTGTCCGGTTTGTCTGGGTTGCGAGGCGGGAAGGTCGGCACTTGGTACTCTGCTGGGGTGTTAAGATAGGAATAACGTCGCCCTTGTCGCTCGTTCACCGGTTGAAGGTGTAAATTCGACATTGTCGAAAAGCTGCGAGTGCGAACACCATATAGGCAGCTGGCCCGGTTTCTCTTCGCTTTCTATCGTGAGCTAAAATGTCAAGCTCTCTGCAATAAGTCAGCTTTGAATTTTCCCTTCTTGTCGCTATTGAGTTGGAAGTCAATGAATAGTTCTCTCTCCCGAGAAGTAAAAAAAGAATCGAAGAAAGGGACAACCGTCAGCCAATTCAAAGCAAATCGCAATAATACTTACCGCGTCTACTTCGTATCACCCCCCAGGCAGATCGTTTTTATGCGACTGCTCCACTTGGATGCGACGAATAGAAAGCCTGCATCGCCATGCAGCAAGGGTTTCTTCCAATTGGCGCTGACCCAAGGAAGGCTATGCACCCATTTCTCCCTGGTCTTCGGGGCTTGAAACCAACCCTACGCAGGAGATTCGCCTAAAAATAACAGCAGAGCCGGCGTCATCCCTGCCTGGAATGCTCCGTATGGTGGAAGGGATGATAGAAGCACACAAGAGTGTCAAAGAGTTGGTAAATCTCGCCCTAAAACTTCGTGCCcagattctttttctttgggCAGAAAGATCTCGACGGAATCGATCGAGAGAGAGCCGGTGGAGACGATCAGGGTGACGTCTCGACGCTCGAGCCCGTGGTTGGGCAGGACGATCTCGGCGGCCATGCAACCCAAAGGAAGTCTGACCACCAGGTCTGTGAAACGACCAGAAAATGAGTTGTCCACAATCACATTGTGCACACTCACGATCCTCAAACCACTGGTCCATCGCGCTGGTTCAATAGCCATCCCGGCAACTTAGTCGCGGCTCGGGACTTGTTAACCTGCATGTTCCGCCTCTTTCTTACCGTTTCGTGGAATCATCAGCATGACTCGGGCTGGTGTGATTTTCCGCAGGTGTCACAAGCAGGGCAGTGCTTCCAAGAGCAAAAGGTCGAATACATAGCCAGCCAGTAGTGCACCGGCCATCAGTTAGCTCAGTGTATTTAACTAGCTCCTCACTTTCACTTCAACTTCAACAGCAGGTTTTTAAGAGCGTGGTCCAAATAACTACGCTTTAGATTCACAAGAAGAACTAAGCGACCAACTATCACTCAAGGATATTTCGACAACCTTCTTGTCTCAAATCGATCCCGCGAAGCATGTGCAATTGTATGTCACGTACCGGAATGTCATTCCACAAAATGCAAGGGTGCTAGTGTGACTGAGCCTGCATGGGCAGCTCGGCGGCTAACTGCAGCCTGAACTGCCGCAGCAGCTGCAAAAGTTGAAGTGGCGAGGAGATATCTTCGGGGTAAGTGTCAAGGCCTAGCAAGAGCTGCAGGCGAGGGCTCTCTTCGTCTTGCGGGCGAAAGGTAAAAGGTTCCTCTGGCCTTGCAGCTACACGCTTTCCCGTCCTACACAGCCTCCCGGACTCTGGAGGCACTCTAGATACAGCTAAAGGAGAGTTTCTATTTTGATGGTTAGAAGGAAAATTCGAAGCACCGTGGGAGCTGGTGATTGTAATGCAGCACATGAATCTTAGGAAGATAATGCTAGGATGCCTGACATGGGCGGCGGGAGTCTTTGATTTCAGAGAGGTGGAAGAAAGACGTTCGAGAGAAATGGCAGTGGTTATAGCCATGGCAGCCAAGTTAGTCAATCGATCAATATTTACATCGTGCGGGGGGTATAGCAGGATGGGGCCATGGGCCGTAGCACAAAGACTCGTCCGGCACCTTTTGCAGTAGTCCGGCAAAGAGCTTTGCGTCTGCCGATCTACCTCCATCATAAGGAAACCCCAACGCTCAAACCCATGGCCTTCCAATAGAACCTAACATCACTATTTAAAGGCCCAACATAGGAGATAGAAGGAATAGGTTCATAGCTCATTTGTATTCAACAGAACTGCCAACCATTTTGATTTTAGGAAATATCCTTTTCCCCGATATATCCCGAATACCCAAGACATGTATATCTAGGAGCTATTAACAAGTAGTCTCAGTAGCTGAGGACACTCCTTATTGGCCCATTCCAGATATTGCTTCCACGCATGATGTTCGCTTGACGTCTCCGCCCCAGGAAATGCTTTCTGAAGCTCACGCGTAATCCGTAACACACCCAACGAGGCTTCCTGGGCCTTTTCTAATTCCTGCTTCACAGCTGACTCCTTGAGTTTGGTGGACAAGATTACTTGGAACGGATCGCATAGCGAATTAAGACGACCTTCGGTCTCCTTAGGAGCGAGGACGATCAACTTTGATATCATCAGATTGCAAAGGGTGCGGATATCCTGTTCGTCCCGGATTCCGGTCAAGATACGATCGTATATCTCGGCAATGTTGAGGATGGAAAATGCCATTTCCACACAAGTATAAAGCGTTTCGTAGGCGCTCTGTGAAATTTTTGTCAGTTAGCAAGAATTGAATATTCACCAGCGTAGCAAAGGTCACAAATACCTTTCGGAGTTCCAATCCATCGTCTACCTTGTGTTTAAATGGGCCCATCTGAACTTCCCGTACCAATTCAGGTTTAAGGTGCGTGTCAACCATCACTGCTGGAAGTAACTGGCTGAGATGGGGGATAATGATGTCGGGTTTATTATGGATAGCCGAATTGACGGTGGTCAATGCAAGTCGATGATTGCCCAGATCGGTGTCATTGAGCATCCTGACCAGAATCGGGATGATGAGAGGTCGTAGAACATCATTGTAGGCGCTGGTAGAGTCAGCAAGCGTGTAGCGGAATGCTGATATTACCGTGCCTCTTGTGGCAGCATTTTCATGAGTGAGATATTCCTAAAGCAAATGTTAGCTCACTCTAGTATTATTTTTAACGGCAGACAGGTCGCTTACCTGGAGAAGGGGTATATAACGCGTGGGATCAATCAGAGCAAGCCGCCCGAGGCATTCTGCGCCCACGACACGGTTATCTTCGTCATCGGAGGCGGCAAGCAAAATTTCCCAGAGTCTTGTGGCAAATGGCGAGACATCTGCACGAACGCTCTCAGGGTGCTGCAGTATTTCCCTCAATGAATGCAGTAATAGATATTTCGACGAATTCTTCTCTTCCAGTTCTGCGAGAATGACTGGCAAAAATGTTTCGATATTACTTGCACCCACGCTACCAAGCGCGACGGCTGCAGAAAATCGGACCTTATCCGATTTGGACTGAAAGTTAGAGATAAATAGATCGGGTGTCAGGGACGAGTGCAATCCTAAGAGAAGGCCAATCTCTCCTAAGACCGCAAGAGCGAGACATTTTCTTTGGACATCTTCCTGTGTCTGAAGTTCCTTTAGGAAATCCTGCGCCCTAACGCCTATCTGCGATCCTCCGTACACAACCAGGCTTCCAATTGCTCTTCCCACAATGGAAGGGTCCCCGTTGACACCAACATTTTGTAATAAGGCTTTCATGAATGTAGCCCCGGCACCTTGCTCTCCGATGATCCGGACAAGGTGCAGGTATACTTTCAATGCCACTCCAGTCGGGGATCCCTGAATAACGGAACAAAGGGCTTTGATCATATTTTCATCCACCAGTTGGTCGGCATGGCCAGGAATGATCTTCGATAGTATGACCAGGGCGGGAGTAAGGAGGTGAAGATCACTAGCTGTGAGCAGCGGGAGGAAACTGCTCGCGAGATCCTTAACTGTTTTTGGATTATAATGTTGGCGGCAATGCGGGTTTATAGTCAGACTTTTAAGAGCTCCAATGGAAGCATCTCTTAGGGCACGGTCAG
This window harbors:
- the RIM21 gene encoding pH-response regulator protein palH/rim21 (EggNog:ENOG410PFGZ~COG:U~TransMembrane:7 (o127-146i188-208o234-255i262-281o301-326i338-362o374-391i)~BUSCO:4002at33183), which encodes MGLLPALRDLICSAICRACTACLSRSRPSELNGIQAAYPGFLRLLDVMDMPSRVFDFHRHMNRTKGCSPVALGKGGTIILNATYALTLTQNAIFEPACTGHEHPKPLDPSTILNSHEPFYASTFPQMYAVAAATVISYLLLIMLFITPRTFFIGGRGGAFLSRHGMISGSYGSSSVIGVGGRPWLQKVAALTVVISLSIATADSFAVAKEQYELGYMDSMALTNEVVNGVEIRVIRVISSTFLWLAQVQTLIRLFPRHKEKVIIKWVGFAMIVLDTIFSILNNTVGQSTGVTVRPRHIVDAIPALNYLFELSLSLLYAAWVIFYSISKHRFAFFHVNMRNICLVALLSLVAVLIPVVFFILDVSKPNVAGWGEYIRWVGAAAASVVVWEWVERIEALEREERKDGILGREIFDGDEMLEVTPSEEVDTSQDASDGNSDGKGGGGGRWASIIGRPLRNRARFRTGPRRKGRQHRARPQHAADSSQDDHPTAPPQAATTLSRADTASTVYRVRHHSVGSLSPSTSDVAPNGDAEKGFEPPQTRETDHRSTYSVPVPAPHLRQGISWLHMLNPFGRRRGSPPQEVASAQAEEGNMRHPTLPEHSDKTQAHSTLKTHLSTFRSFLHHDRESENSEPQRRESVLPITVIPARSRRECAVPHSTTHHSGAQESRNNDHDRGNSDTPLPVVVIPARPRVAKAWDSSAFEEYVRSRPSTRSPGQDYSQNDQRSIHPTPLPSQTEHNQESTGSGRDLAVPEFESALSEEEEIVENTSGAQRSRSSSDRTLINSVPPSSGLDNGRGQSPAAQQSPPVHPSRFWDDSGGTNGVT
- a CDS encoding uncharacterized protein (EggNog:ENOG410PRSR~COG:S~BUSCO:9022at33183), giving the protein MSNLHLQPVNERQGRRYSYLNTPAEYQVPTFPPRNPDKPDNAVGPPIQSDRVSSPGPQNPYAFSYTVTGANSPPPQTTAHTVPYIQPQMNPTPPPLSEHPARFAPYADSPTSPTRQTQQPQQPQQLQYHSPSPASPGPIPPKQMLQPDMQQQRPPQKEYSVAPDSNPLAPPDPGLTPKPSSISAAGSQLGTRTTARDLNHAPGQVLHPRQEVRGGTWSYALCDCRDIGVCCTGLFCPCILYGRTQYRLSRKSDQKDPTNLLGYETCNAQCTAMGLLCGCQWLLATIQHIRVRRAYGISSDIATDCVRASCCTCCTLIQDEREIKYREEAARLTGGVPGSTVPAYTTPGQMIFSPPPR